From one Bacteroides eggerthii genomic stretch:
- a CDS encoding GPW/gp25 family protein, with amino-acid sequence MALTSMETKFCKLPLDFEALLSEDVENSRLASCSEIESIDQFIELLISTAPGEHAFDKEFGCEIFFLDFESIVSHTRWEGQFSEYITKAITRHEKRLTGVNVRVIIDDTTRQDNVFDAPAVKKRVQVYVYGTLVHTGEKRCFYYVIYLGPISTR; translated from the coding sequence ATGGCACTGACAAGTATGGAAACAAAGTTTTGCAAATTGCCCCTGGATTTTGAAGCCTTGCTCAGCGAGGATGTGGAAAACAGCCGTCTTGCATCCTGCTCGGAAATCGAGTCCATCGATCAGTTTATCGAACTGCTGATCAGTACGGCTCCCGGCGAACATGCCTTTGACAAGGAGTTCGGCTGTGAGATCTTTTTTCTCGACTTTGAAAGCATTGTTTCACACACCCGTTGGGAAGGACAATTCTCGGAATATATAACCAAGGCAATTACTCGGCACGAGAAGCGGCTTACGGGTGTAAATGTACGTGTCATCATTGATGACACCACCCGACAGGACAATGTATTTGACGCTCCCGCCGTAAAGAAACGTGTACAAGTATATGTATATGGAACCCTGGTACATACCGGAGAAAAACGGTGTTTCTATTATGTAATCTATTTAGGACCGATTTCAACCCGATGA
- a CDS encoding ATP-dependent Clp protease ATP-binding subunit: METGVGFINLDDSVKIALNIALAVARENANECYTPSHLLKALLHKDVGLRDFIISIGKDLGYLEEWADVYIEQCPKSTQLSEIKPSERIDAVFRAADDARIQFGLFDINPICVLLALAKPGVAFSSDQLRSFPILEKDIHSIYIGNGQPACPSATTEKPYAPTSASSSFLGKYCVDLTEDAANKLHPVINRDRENRMVMEILGSRSKSNVLIVGDAGVGKTALVYGLAWDIVSHKVPSFLEETRVFELDNASLIAGATYKGEIEDRLKNILKELRNIDNAILFIDEIHVLLDNRQGNTGAGNVLKSELSHGDLTVIGATTIDEYRKIIEPDHAFSRRFEVIQVSEPDIKSAIQMLHSVQKQYVDYHHVRISNEAVAECVRLAKRYIKDRRLPDSAIGLLDMTLSAIKMVNETGKKNVETLLSGLDEIEKDEKDLQEKTEELKTLLFVMHNKLSPILLGVIPDEADIHELQEYEELTGYLRNALNVLLQFAEKKIEEVGIYEVAAVVASKTGIPIGKIQSQEKERLLNMEDYLRRRVVGQDQALKTLTDAILESRSGMNKPGQPIGSFFLLGPTGTGKTELAKALAEALFNDEKSMIRFDMSEFKEEHSAALLYGAPPGYVGYEEGGMLVNKIRQQPYAVVLFDEIEKAHPSVYDIFLQIMDEGKLHDRLGKEGDFSNSIVLFTSNVGSEWLTKQLESGNVPSTTQIMEVMGQHFRPEFLARLSEIVPFSPIREDILLKIFDIQFNGVRKLLDKQGIGITITDDARKMLAHKGFTPKYGARQVAGVIRNYLRRPISRLIINEELGKGKSLEVDLDEQNELTWNIHQ, translated from the coding sequence ATGGAAACAGGAGTTGGTTTCATCAATCTTGATGATTCTGTAAAAATTGCGCTTAACATAGCACTTGCAGTGGCTCGTGAAAATGCGAACGAGTGTTATACACCCTCGCATTTGTTGAAGGCTCTACTTCATAAAGATGTAGGGTTAAGAGATTTTATAATAAGTATAGGCAAGGATTTAGGCTATTTGGAGGAATGGGCGGACGTGTATATCGAACAATGCCCGAAATCCACCCAGTTGTCCGAAATCAAGCCTTCGGAACGGATTGACGCCGTTTTCCGTGCCGCAGACGATGCACGAATCCAGTTCGGGCTGTTCGACATCAATCCCATCTGTGTGCTATTGGCACTGGCAAAACCCGGTGTCGCTTTTTCCAGCGACCAGCTCAGGTCTTTCCCCATTCTGGAAAAGGATATCCATTCCATATATATAGGTAACGGGCAGCCGGCATGTCCTTCCGCCACTACGGAGAAGCCCTATGCCCCGACTTCCGCCTCATCCTCCTTCTTGGGCAAATACTGTGTGGATCTAACCGAAGATGCGGCCAACAAGCTGCATCCGGTCATCAACCGCGACCGTGAAAACCGTATGGTCATGGAGATACTGGGAAGCCGGAGCAAGTCCAATGTCCTGATTGTCGGTGATGCCGGAGTAGGAAAGACAGCACTGGTTTACGGACTTGCCTGGGACATAGTCAGCCATAAAGTACCCTCGTTTCTGGAAGAGACCCGTGTATTTGAGCTGGACAACGCTTCCTTGATTGCGGGAGCCACCTACAAGGGGGAAATCGAGGACCGCCTGAAAAACATCCTGAAGGAATTGCGGAATATCGACAATGCAATCCTGTTTATTGACGAAATCCATGTATTGCTGGACAACCGGCAAGGAAATACCGGTGCTGGAAATGTATTGAAATCCGAACTGTCGCACGGCGACCTGACCGTCATCGGTGCCACCACCATTGACGAATACCGCAAAATCATCGAGCCGGACCATGCTTTCAGCCGCCGTTTCGAGGTCATACAGGTAAGCGAACCGGACATAAAGTCCGCTATCCAGATGCTACACTCCGTGCAGAAACAATACGTGGACTACCATCATGTAAGAATCAGCAACGAAGCCGTAGCCGAATGTGTCCGTCTTGCCAAACGGTATATCAAAGACCGCCGTCTGCCTGATTCCGCCATCGGTCTGCTGGACATGACGCTCTCCGCCATCAAGATGGTCAATGAAACAGGAAAGAAGAATGTGGAGACCCTGCTGTCCGGGCTGGATGAAATAGAAAAGGACGAAAAGGACCTTCAGGAAAAGACCGAAGAACTGAAAACGCTGCTTTTCGTAATGCACAACAAATTAAGCCCCATCCTTTTAGGAGTCATACCCGATGAAGCGGACATCCATGAATTGCAGGAGTATGAAGAACTGACCGGCTATCTGAGAAACGCATTGAACGTCCTCCTCCAATTTGCAGAGAAGAAAATAGAGGAGGTGGGTATCTATGAGGTAGCCGCCGTTGTCGCCAGCAAGACAGGCATCCCTATCGGCAAGATACAGTCGCAAGAAAAGGAACGGCTACTCAATATGGAAGACTATCTGAGGCGACGCGTCGTCGGACAGGACCAGGCCCTGAAGACATTGACGGATGCCATCCTGGAATCCCGTAGCGGCATGAACAAGCCGGGACAGCCCATCGGCTCCTTCTTCCTGCTGGGACCCACCGGTACCGGCAAGACCGAACTTGCCAAAGCACTAGCGGAGGCACTGTTCAATGACGAGAAATCCATGATTCGATTCGACATGTCCGAGTTTAAGGAAGAACACTCCGCCGCCCTACTGTACGGAGCGCCTCCGGGATATGTGGGATATGAGGAAGGCGGCATGCTGGTCAATAAAATACGGCAACAGCCATACGCCGTTGTCCTCTTTGATGAAATAGAGAAAGCGCATCCATCCGTATATGACATTTTCCTGCAAATCATGGACGAGGGAAAACTGCATGACCGTCTGGGCAAGGAAGGAGATTTCTCCAACTCCATCGTGCTGTTCACATCCAATGTAGGAAGCGAGTGGCTGACCAAGCAACTTGAGTCCGGCAATGTTCCGTCCACCACCCAGATCATGGAGGTGATGGGGCAGCATTTCCGTCCGGAGTTTCTGGCACGCCTGTCTGAAATCGTTCCGTTCTCCCCCATCCGCGAAGACATACTCCTGAAAATATTCGACATACAGTTCAACGGAGTCAGAAAACTTCTGGACAAGCAGGGTATCGGCATAACCATCACCGATGATGCCCGTAAGATGCTTGCACACAAAGGATTCACACCCAAATACGGTGCCCGCCAAGTGGCCGGTGTAATCCGTAACTATCTGCGCAGACCGATTTCACGGCTTATCATCAACGAGGAGCTGGGCAAAGGAAAAAGTCTGGAGGTAGATCTGGACGAACAGAATGAATTAACCTGGAATATTCACCAATAA
- the tssD gene encoding type VI secretion system tube protein TssD, whose amino-acid sequence MAFKASFKFSDSREFDVLTWRVKFNRDVDPKGRPASDIYGGTIYVEIESTPDTIVLDKMFKQYQPVNGNIVFKKADEDAKMKELVFENGYVVDYEEALNVANPYPMTIKFAISAQTVKMDEATFVQDWPENN is encoded by the coding sequence ATGGCATTTAAAGCGTCATTTAAGTTTTCGGACTCAAGAGAGTTTGATGTACTGACCTGGAGAGTTAAGTTCAATCGTGATGTGGACCCCAAAGGCCGTCCGGCATCTGACATTTATGGTGGCACAATCTATGTGGAAATCGAATCAACTCCCGATACCATTGTGCTGGATAAGATGTTCAAGCAGTACCAGCCCGTAAACGGAAACATCGTCTTCAAGAAAGCGGATGAAGATGCCAAAATGAAGGAATTGGTGTTCGAAAATGGTTATGTGGTGGATTACGAAGAGGCACTGAATGTGGCTAACCCTTATCCGATGACAATCAAGTTCGCCATTTCTGCACAGACCGTGAAGATGGACGAGGCTACATTTGTACAGGATTGGCCGGAAAACAACTAA
- a CDS encoding type VI secretion system baseplate subunit TssF, whose amino-acid sequence MSTEKYNKEQIRNRMLKYAAAFWGIKKAENFDPVVKLLLEALSNEIYMLGEDFTAIETRLLEKTARILTPDILTSPFPAHGIVHAYPIEPCYLITRESGMYYESDSLTRKLSTGSVSFYPACDTLLHKADVKYMVCDDLLYRIAPTLEKTMIARAETRMPPRTVWLGMAVDESISDLEDFSFYLDFPNLTESYEYLLLLPCTEWSVEGKTVVMEGGIHEKTTIQKEPTRAFFQDYDVMSVIDKEVMDIYSKHFLKVSQSFPLDGSCRKNLPDTLRSCFKEAVLEKMQDKLVWVKIQFPAHFTAEVLEELHAGINIVPVENKTLHEQTTTLEETFRVIPLRTGSYESLLSVHSVKDSDGKNYHELLYPAKDSTESYGTYSIRKGGCERFDSRSAKELLGYLSDLLDDETHAFNAVSSIKLQALTIQMEQLMAQMKQTADNMNEFRETPYYLMIDELSGKGQITVKYWTTNCEVGNRIQAGVNLSPNATTYLDPKTLALVSTTYGGKQAPQNRERIDIYKYAFISHGRVLTQNDIASFCKKELGELLVRTEIRNGVEISPMPHEGLIRTKEVHLILGTKLDEPSQEKQIKDNLRTKLSACSPDTFNYRIFIEYNKA is encoded by the coding sequence ATGAGTACAGAAAAATACAATAAAGAGCAAATCAGAAACCGTATGCTGAAATACGCTGCGGCTTTCTGGGGAATAAAAAAGGCGGAAAACTTCGACCCGGTTGTCAAGCTCCTGCTGGAAGCATTGTCCAACGAGATATATATGCTGGGAGAGGATTTTACCGCCATCGAGACAAGGCTGCTGGAAAAGACCGCCCGAATCCTTACTCCGGACATCCTTACCTCACCCTTTCCCGCACACGGCATCGTACACGCCTATCCCATAGAACCGTGTTACCTGATAACCCGGGAATCGGGCATGTATTACGAGAGCGACTCGCTTACCCGGAAGCTATCGACCGGAAGTGTATCGTTTTATCCCGCCTGCGATACCCTGCTGCACAAAGCCGACGTGAAATATATGGTCTGCGACGACCTTCTCTACCGGATAGCCCCTACCTTGGAGAAGACCATGATTGCCCGTGCAGAAACAAGGATGCCTCCGCGTACCGTCTGGTTAGGAATGGCGGTGGATGAATCCATTTCCGACCTTGAAGACTTTTCCTTCTATCTGGATTTTCCCAACCTTACGGAAAGCTATGAATATCTGCTCCTGCTCCCCTGTACGGAATGGTCCGTAGAAGGGAAAACAGTCGTGATGGAAGGGGGAATCCATGAAAAGACAACCATACAGAAAGAACCAACCCGTGCCTTTTTCCAAGACTATGACGTGATGTCCGTCATAGACAAGGAAGTCATGGATATTTACAGCAAACATTTTCTGAAGGTATCGCAGTCCTTTCCACTCGACGGTTCCTGCAGGAAAAACCTTCCGGACACCCTGCGGTCCTGTTTCAAAGAGGCCGTTCTGGAGAAGATGCAGGACAAGCTGGTATGGGTGAAAATACAGTTCCCCGCCCATTTCACAGCGGAAGTCCTTGAAGAACTTCATGCCGGCATCAACATCGTGCCTGTAGAGAACAAGACGCTTCACGAACAGACGACCACCCTTGAGGAAACTTTCAGGGTGATACCCTTGCGCACGGGCAGCTACGAATCCCTTCTGTCCGTACACAGCGTGAAGGACTCTGACGGAAAGAACTACCATGAACTCCTCTATCCCGCAAAGGATTCCACGGAAAGCTATGGAACCTACTCCATCCGCAAAGGAGGATGCGAGCGTTTCGACTCCCGTTCCGCCAAGGAGCTGCTCGGCTATCTGTCCGACCTGCTGGATGACGAGACCCATGCCTTCAATGCCGTATCAAGCATCAAGCTACAGGCACTTACCATCCAGATGGAGCAACTGATGGCGCAAATGAAACAGACAGCGGACAACATGAACGAGTTCAGGGAAACACCTTATTATCTTATGATTGACGAACTGTCCGGCAAGGGGCAGATTACCGTCAAATACTGGACAACCAACTGTGAGGTAGGAAACCGGATACAGGCAGGCGTAAACCTGTCCCCCAATGCCACCACTTACCTGGACCCGAAGACACTGGCTCTGGTCAGTACCACCTACGGTGGGAAACAAGCCCCCCAAAACAGAGAACGGATTGACATCTACAAATACGCCTTCATTTCGCACGGCCGTGTCCTGACACAGAACGACATAGCCAGTTTCTGCAAAAAAGAACTCGGCGAACTGCTGGTGCGGACAGAAATCCGGAACGGGGTGGAAATCAGCCCGATGCCGCACGAAGGACTGATCCGAACCAAAGAAGTCCATCTGATTCTTGGAACGAAACTGGATGAGCCTTCGCAGGAAAAACAGATAAAAGACAACCTGCGTACCAAACTCTCGGCCTGTTCGCCGGACACATTCAATTACCGGATATTCATAGAATACAATAAAGCATAA
- the tssD gene encoding type VI secretion system tube protein TssD, with product MNWFTSLFKNKKSSMPDDRYVMRLSVCHEAYSIEEFDLQFKRNTDRDGLPEGEAYGGFITCTLIGMPGDELLRWAAYSHSHEDGEIRIYQKEQPDQQAAFALRFVDGNCIRLQRKVDRISNSSSIVLLFAARTLKFIDEEFENEWH from the coding sequence ATGAACTGGTTCACTTCATTGTTCAAAAACAAAAAATCCTCAATGCCGGATGACCGCTACGTGATGCGGCTGTCCGTCTGCCATGAGGCATACAGCATTGAAGAGTTCGACCTGCAATTCAAGCGGAATACAGACCGTGACGGATTGCCTGAAGGTGAGGCATACGGCGGATTCATTACCTGTACCCTTATCGGTATGCCGGGTGACGAGCTGTTGAGATGGGCCGCATACAGCCACTCCCATGAAGACGGCGAAATACGGATCTACCAGAAGGAGCAACCCGACCAACAAGCGGCATTTGCCTTGCGCTTTGTGGATGGGAACTGCATCCGTCTGCAACGCAAGGTTGACCGTATATCCAATTCCAGCAGCATCGTCCTTCTGTTTGCCGCAAGAACACTGAAGTTCATAGACGAAGAATTTGAAAACGAATGGCACTGA
- the tssD gene encoding type VI secretion system tube protein TssD, which yields MSAQSYIKFWTAEPSEHEEVQAYDLLGYEYDFRKETTSNGKVTGKTYGGKIRVSIAGFPTEELLEWMFNSRILKDGEVMNTSGLPGTPKEIIRFKGAKCLEFNVHSTTKESRISLFIHFREMETGDSCHLNL from the coding sequence ATGAGTGCACAATCGTATATCAAGTTCTGGACCGCCGAACCCTCGGAGCATGAGGAAGTGCAGGCATACGACCTGCTAGGCTACGAGTATGACTTCCGGAAAGAAACCACTTCTAACGGAAAGGTAACCGGAAAGACCTACGGCGGTAAAATACGGGTAAGCATTGCCGGATTTCCTACAGAGGAACTCTTGGAATGGATGTTCAATTCAAGAATCCTGAAGGACGGAGAGGTGATGAACACTTCCGGCCTGCCCGGTACTCCCAAAGAGATCATCCGTTTCAAGGGAGCAAAATGCCTTGAGTTCAACGTACATTCAACAACCAAAGAGAGCCGTATATCACTATTCATCCACTTCCGGGAAATGGAGACCGGCGATTCGTGTCACTTAAACTTATAA
- a CDS encoding type VI secretion system Vgr family protein, whose protein sequence is MGASFLNLVTTKVTVKGEEQKFVSLHLRQGFNRHHTFTVVVNYLSPNNTFQQTPEKFIGYIGETASISFVHRQTGESYDFEGIITQVEMVGSMGETGGVAIHGTSPTILYENNRTLDSWMDQSLSTIIKEATQEYGKVNLVSNPKYAAPIPYMAQYNESVFDFMNRLSALYGEWFYYDGTKVYFGKPDRDNTEKIVYDMDLEEVRLVANLVPGKSARYDYVAQENKQHNADTPAKPDGMNDLQSIAHSCSEKAYTAKTTSAADPHVTDKAELDEQMRIVKNASGANLLNIKGIGKTCRIRIGEIIDVSFPDRMKLPPLGKFRIVGIEHEVCRDGHYSNSFVGVPDSTVHIPVPDAKRPLALPELATVKENNDDKGQGRVKVAFDWQKNGKTTNWIRVQTPNAGVSGAVPKNRGWVFVPEVGDQVMVSYEHGNPDRPYVTGSVFHSGSGKGGDKDNKVKSIITRSGNAIVFDDETGSIVITDQTGKQLIMLDGTDAITVMAKKSITLTNEAESVIVMDDKSIGLQADTIALEGRKSVTLLSGNECMVLSSEKSIISSSGTNIKQEATKDYDVAAKNGTVNGVNLMIEGKGNVTVSGGIVKFNS, encoded by the coding sequence ATGGGAGCAAGTTTTCTGAATTTGGTGACTACTAAAGTAACCGTGAAAGGAGAAGAACAGAAATTCGTTTCACTGCATCTCCGTCAGGGTTTCAACCGGCATCACACCTTTACTGTGGTGGTGAATTATCTGTCGCCTAACAATACGTTCCAACAGACCCCGGAAAAATTCATCGGCTACATCGGGGAAACTGCCAGCATTTCATTTGTCCATAGGCAGACGGGTGAAAGTTATGACTTCGAGGGAATCATCACTCAAGTGGAAATGGTTGGAAGCATGGGCGAGACAGGCGGAGTGGCCATTCACGGAACAAGCCCTACGATACTGTATGAGAACAACAGGACACTCGACTCTTGGATGGATCAGTCCCTCTCTACCATAATAAAGGAGGCGACGCAGGAGTATGGAAAGGTCAATCTGGTTTCCAATCCCAAGTATGCGGCGCCCATACCCTACATGGCGCAGTATAACGAGAGTGTCTTTGACTTTATGAATCGCCTTTCGGCTCTTTATGGGGAGTGGTTCTATTATGACGGAACGAAAGTGTATTTCGGCAAGCCTGACAGGGACAATACGGAGAAGATTGTTTATGACATGGATTTGGAGGAAGTACGTCTGGTTGCCAATCTGGTACCGGGTAAATCCGCAAGATACGATTATGTAGCGCAGGAGAACAAACAGCATAATGCGGATACGCCTGCCAAACCGGATGGCATGAACGACCTTCAGTCTATTGCACACAGCTGCTCTGAGAAGGCATATACCGCAAAAACAACCTCGGCTGCCGACCCCCATGTAACGGACAAGGCGGAACTGGACGAACAGATGAGGATTGTAAAGAATGCGTCTGGTGCCAATCTTCTGAACATCAAAGGCATAGGAAAGACTTGCCGGATAAGGATTGGTGAAATCATCGATGTTTCTTTCCCCGACAGGATGAAACTGCCTCCTTTAGGCAAGTTCCGTATTGTCGGGATTGAGCATGAGGTATGCCGTGACGGACATTACTCCAATAGTTTTGTCGGTGTGCCGGACAGTACGGTACATATTCCTGTTCCCGATGCGAAGCGGCCGTTGGCGTTGCCGGAACTGGCTACGGTGAAGGAAAACAACGACGACAAGGGACAGGGACGTGTGAAAGTGGCTTTCGACTGGCAGAAAAACGGCAAGACAACCAATTGGATCAGGGTGCAGACTCCTAATGCGGGAGTAAGTGGTGCGGTTCCCAAAAATCGCGGATGGGTATTTGTTCCGGAAGTCGGCGATCAGGTTATGGTAAGCTACGAGCATGGCAACCCGGACCGCCCCTATGTTACGGGGTCGGTGTTCCATTCCGGTTCAGGTAAAGGAGGGGACAAGGACAACAAGGTCAAGAGCATTATCACACGCAGCGGCAATGCCATCGTTTTCGATGATGAGACGGGAAGCATCGTTATTACCGACCAGACGGGAAAACAGCTGATCATGTTGGATGGCACGGATGCCATTACCGTCATGGCGAAAAAGAGCATTACCCTTACCAACGAGGCGGAATCGGTCATCGTAATGGATGATAAGTCGATAGGCTTGCAGGCCGATACCATTGCTCTCGAAGGCAGGAAAAGTGTAACATTGCTGTCCGGCAACGAATGTATGGTACTCAGCAGCGAAAAGAGTATAATTAGCAGCAGCGGTACCAATATCAAACAGGAAGCGACAAAGGATTACGATGTTGCTGCAAAGAACGGAACGGTCAACGGTGTAAATCTGATGATAGAGGGAAAGGGAAACGTAACGGTTTCGGGAGGAATAGTAAAGTTTAACTCATAA
- the tssD gene encoding type VI secretion system tube protein TssD yields MFGYTVFLKIGNLAASSLTDMYKDSYQLIGCEFGFAQGIDIKGQVQTEVKGGTFYVTYPHLPNRDMIQWMLDARKYQSGAIVVHDNQGSTLEKILFEKATCVDMEISYIRQGKSYIATKLTVQAQKLAFGTEEFENQWVF; encoded by the coding sequence ATGTTTGGATATACCGTATTCTTAAAGATAGGCAACCTGGCTGCCTCCTCACTGACCGACATGTACAAGGACAGCTACCAGCTCATCGGCTGCGAATTCGGATTTGCCCAAGGGATAGATATCAAAGGACAGGTACAGACCGAGGTAAAAGGCGGCACGTTTTATGTAACCTACCCTCATCTTCCCAACCGTGACATGATCCAGTGGATGCTGGATGCCCGTAAATACCAGAGCGGAGCCATCGTAGTTCATGACAACCAAGGCTCCACGCTCGAAAAGATACTCTTTGAGAAAGCGACTTGTGTGGATATGGAAATCAGCTATATCCGGCAGGGCAAAAGCTATATTGCGACCAAACTGACCGTACAGGCACAGAAACTGGCATTCGGTACAGAAGAGTTTGAAAATCAGTGGGTGTTTTAA
- a CDS encoding DUF5458 family protein has product MIVMSEQNTQREAAVQQQQAVAQSRNLNAELQILAKFGGFNVLESSVDGIQNMNPERKARRNIFLSDPERAAERKELEKRLEMWVDMLKGNKSISEMVELCQKKSAAVSGLLSQNQLKAVEEVRQLEKSYRTVMLFYKNTDSDKIKNISIVNASMSQLTDLDNSFFIDAIANELRANYDRLDLRTNYSLLVIPGYLGSNKVVEKWAKIAHDNKVMIYTDFADLEKPDDVIEMFFDSNLSGGDVYKSNVCMTCNYLVGRGRYAELGETEDLLIPPSAALAGSVYKTVMAQVTAGKKYGSMSEVDGVAFNLKKSEISEIEKIGLIPMVKEYGKVMAFSAKTLFNGDNLGLQTYSVVRVFDWVTKVLMDFLNRRAFENWNSKAERDLRGQISKFLDSIQGPGRLIEKFKILRFERDPKQKDRIFLDIHLTPYFPAKSFVIKLEGTKGDDENDWNSDYAQDA; this is encoded by the coding sequence ATGATAGTTATGAGCGAACAGAATACACAAAGAGAAGCAGCCGTACAGCAGCAACAGGCTGTGGCGCAGTCCAGAAATCTGAACGCTGAATTGCAGATTCTGGCTAAGTTTGGCGGTTTCAATGTCTTGGAATCTTCCGTGGACGGCATACAGAACATGAATCCGGAGCGTAAGGCACGGCGGAACATATTCCTTTCCGACCCTGAACGGGCGGCTGAGCGCAAGGAGCTGGAAAAACGGCTTGAGATGTGGGTCGATATGTTGAAAGGCAACAAATCCATCAGCGAGATGGTGGAGCTGTGCCAGAAGAAGTCTGCGGCGGTGTCCGGTCTGCTATCCCAGAACCAGCTGAAAGCGGTGGAAGAGGTCAGGCAGTTGGAGAAGTCCTACCGCACGGTCATGCTCTTCTACAAGAATACGGATTCCGACAAGATCAAGAATATCTCCATTGTGAACGCTTCGATGAGCCAGCTTACCGATTTGGACAACTCCTTCTTTATCGATGCCATTGCAAACGAGCTTCGTGCGAATTATGACCGTTTGGACTTGCGTACCAACTATTCCCTGCTGGTTATCCCGGGATATTTGGGTTCCAACAAGGTTGTTGAAAAATGGGCAAAGATTGCGCATGACAACAAGGTGATGATTTACACGGATTTCGCTGATCTGGAAAAACCGGATGATGTCATTGAAATGTTCTTTGATTCCAATCTTTCGGGAGGCGATGTGTACAAGTCCAACGTATGTATGACCTGCAACTATCTGGTAGGACGGGGACGCTATGCAGAACTGGGCGAAACCGAAGACTTGCTGATTCCTCCTTCTGCGGCATTGGCCGGCAGTGTGTACAAGACGGTAATGGCACAGGTTACCGCCGGTAAGAAGTATGGTTCCATGAGCGAAGTGGACGGGGTTGCCTTCAATCTGAAAAAAAGCGAGATTTCCGAAATCGAGAAGATTGGCCTGATTCCGATGGTGAAGGAATACGGCAAGGTGATGGCTTTCTCTGCCAAGACATTGTTCAATGGGGACAACTTGGGATTGCAGACCTATTCCGTAGTCCGTGTGTTCGATTGGGTAACGAAAGTGCTGATGGATTTCCTCAACCGCCGTGCCTTTGAGAACTGGAACAGCAAGGCGGAAAGGGATTTGCGTGGTCAGATCAGCAAGTTTTTGGATAGCATACAGGGTCCCGGACGCTTGATTGAGAAATTCAAGATTCTTCGTTTCGAGCGCGATCCGAAGCAGAAAGACCGTATTTTCCTCGACATTCACCTGACTCCTTATTTCCCGGCAAAGAGTTTTGTCATCAAGTTGGAAGGTACAAAAGGGGATGACGAGAACGACTGGAACAGCGACTATGCACAGGATGCATAG
- the tssD gene encoding type VI secretion system tube protein TssD, with product MGLFNFPQVDSNVNVIFSVDGDEYAVEQFKIGFHQPVDNLKNQPEGEVRGGRIMITLSQTVKSNIYGWAVKPWVKKNGAVLFKTGTSGVIFEVAFMNAYCIRLHRSISFGQGLSTTLTISPETLTVQGVDFDNRWV from the coding sequence ATGGGACTTTTTAATTTTCCGCAAGTGGACAGCAACGTGAATGTCATATTCAGCGTTGACGGCGACGAATATGCAGTGGAACAGTTCAAGATAGGTTTTCACCAGCCAGTAGATAACCTAAAGAACCAACCGGAAGGCGAAGTGCGTGGAGGACGAATCATGATAACCCTTTCGCAGACGGTGAAAAGCAACATCTACGGATGGGCTGTGAAACCGTGGGTGAAAAAAAACGGGGCAGTTCTGTTCAAGACCGGAACGTCCGGAGTGATATTTGAGGTGGCGTTTATGAACGCGTATTGCATAAGGCTACACAGAAGTATCAGTTTCGGACAGGGGTTATCTACAACATTAACGATTTCTCCAGAAACATTAACTGTTCAAGGTGTTGATTTCGACAATAGATGGGTGTAA